Proteins from a genomic interval of Maniola jurtina chromosome 8, ilManJurt1.1, whole genome shotgun sequence:
- the LOC123867681 gene encoding uncharacterized protein LOC123867681, whose translation MSATTSSSVSGRATAKPCSPAKQTRRLASMVRRANTKTSKGMASSKRPERDPTPEQAPPLRLRIPAPSEEDTDRDGGTCTSSPVSVGFESAAESPVAQAIGDSTEGIPSSAEFRSAESSPQTEGSRARRGSEGDIIHTTSTPIPIIEPGTSPAKPRSESSLLRIRAQLRAAAAAEIECSVRQAEEPADEARDDSFMSDLSAVGGGALHDMPRLANTLLQKTKTRLEESRNLHRDIREDVISGLHGLQEMILRLADSRNRHIAEKEKQRAGYERRLAQMEAKHGASLLEVDKRHLELMAEAKLKIEHTFKEVEAVRHLVYELQDQVKKYSVGTDPTAPCPVLEMRRVQEDIAALRLDVGTLTMTLEENKVQEPRVTEQPQGAPWAQKTFATILKTPKPSTQPGPNFPLLVESADPRDTSDDVVKAIKSSVDVIGLGVGVSSIRRRKNQKVVLTCDSAEGRSKLQTALKDASQKLTVAQITTKRPLLRLPGVINDTSDAQVVEAIMRQNTGTLGEAVLLNENIKVVRRTKGRTKDISNVIIEVSPGLYKTLLVMRLRIGYQVIVAQDQSPIVQCYKCMGFGHFSKECRGEESCGHCAGSHDTRHCPRRAETPICINCSNKGEKPETCTHGAYSQSCPEWQKWDRIARSSVSYC comes from the coding sequence ATGTCTGCAACAACATCGTCGAGCGTCAGCGGGCGGGCGACGGCGAAGCCGTGCTCGCCAGCAAAACAAACAAGGAGGCTTGCCTCTATGGTACGTAGAGCTAATACCAAGACTTCCAAGGGAATGGCCTCCTCAAAACGGCCAGAGCGGGACCCTACGCCTGAGCAAGCCCCGCCTCTCAGGCTGAGGATCCCTGCCCCTTCGGAGGAGGACACAGACCGAGACGGAGGCACGTGCACCTCATCACCTGTTAGCGTTGGCTTTGAGAGCGCAGCTGAATCTCCAGTGGCTCAGGCGATAGGCGACTCCACAGAAGGGATCCCTAGTTCCGCAGAGTTCAGGAGTGCGGAAAGCTCTCCACAAACTGAGGGCAGTAGGGCGCGCAGAGGTAGTGAAGGTGACATTATTCACACCACCTCTACTCCAATTCCGATAATAGAACCTGGGACGTCACCGGCCAAGCCACGGTCGGAGTCTTCCTTGCTGCGTATCAGAGCGCAGCTGAGAGCAGCGGCTGCAGCCGAGATAGAATGCAGTGTCCGGCAAGCCGAGGAGCCGGCAGATGAGGCAAGGGATGACTCCTTCATGTCGGATCTGTCAGCCGTCGGTGGAGGGGCGCTGCATGACATGCCTCGCCTTGCTAATACTCTCCTTCAGAAAACAAAAACCAGGCTGGAGGAGAGTAGAAACTTGCATAGAGACATCAGGGAGGATGTCATTAGCGGCTTGCACGGCCTCCAAGAAATGATCTTGCGCTTGGCAGACTCTCGTAACCGACATATTgctgaaaaggaaaaacagcGGGCCGGATACGAGCGACGGCTAGCGCAAATGGAGGCCAAGCACGGTGCCTCACTCCTGGAAGTAGACAAAAGACATCTGGAGCTGATGGCTGAGGCTAAGCTCAAAATAGAGCACACGTTTAAAGAAGTCGAGGCAGTCAGACACTTGGTTTATGAGTTACAGGACCAGGTAAAGAAATATAGTGTGGGAACCGACCCAACGGCGCCATGCCCCGTCCTGGAGATGCGCAGGGTCCAAGAGGACATAGCAGCACTAAGATTGGACGTGGGAACGCTCACTATGACCCTTGAGGAGAATAAGGTGCAAGAACCAAGGGTCACTGAGCAACCGCAAGGAGCACCGTGGGCCCAGAAAACATTTGCAACAATATTGAAAACACCTAAGCCGTCGACGCAGCCAGGGCCGAATTTCCCTCTGCTGGTGGAGTCCGCCGACCCCCGGGATACCAGTGACGACGtagttaaagcaattaaatcaaGCGTAGACGTCATTGGACTAGGGGTTGGGGTCAGCTCCATCAGGAGACGGAAAAACCAAAAAGTGGTCCTGACCTGCGACTCAGCTGAAGGCAGGTCTAAGCTGCAAACAGCGCTGAAAGACGCCTCTCAAAAGTTAACTGTGGCGCAAATTACAACCAAACGCCCGCTCCTAAGGCTTCCAGGGGTCATTAACGACACTTCGGATGCACAGGTGGTGGAAGCGATCATGAGGCAAAATACAGGGACTCTGGGGGAAGCAGTGTTGCTGAATGAAAATATCAAAGTAGTGAGGAGAACTAAAGGGAGAACCAAAGACATTAGTAATGTCATAATCGAGGTCTCCCCTGGTCTCTATAAAACTCTCCTGGTCATGAGATTGAGAATTGGCTATCAGGTGATTGTAGCACAAGACCAATCACCGATAGTCCAGTGCTACAAGTGCATGGGCTTTGGGCACTTCTCGAAGGAGTGCCGGGGTGAGGAGTCGTGCGGACATTGCGCGGGAAGTCACGACACGCGGCACTGTCCGAGAAGGGCGGAAACCCCTATTTGCATAAACTGCTCAAACAAAGGGGAAAAGCCAGAGACCTGCACCCACGGAGCTTATAGTCAAAGCTGCCCGGAATGGCAGAAATGGGACCGAATAGCTAGAAGTTCGGTCTCATATTGCTGA
- the LOC123867682 gene encoding uncharacterized protein LOC123867682, with protein sequence MTNKTKTKLTSEEEKSERGREEDRRDGSRTRSPLFRAPSGLASESDSEGSRTSSRTGAASRGRSSARGRSTGIAKARAELREAKEEAREVQFNQYLRDRVYRKETPAVVSDPEEVPQVHVDDPSKLSADELRALGDHNVANIIQVATKSGNLKGTWVKRLKDAANKLQEVVDTLAARTVAEETRRLRTDNDRLRSEVETLKNELKAHRREFSDMRASMAAAAKGTSAPSLSGDLIEELKASIVSSVGLILDARFAGIEERLLPERVHRPPLSSDRKRSRVPASQPVASSVAAPNEPETRDTMTDPSPAGTTESAAGPSHSQPTANDWATVVKRRGKRKKVPTPVASAATPAANSAKPAKPRLAAPKTAAVVITLQPEAAERGVTYSQVLERAEQSVDLQEFGIAEGMRISRAATGARLLELPRNQTQEQAELLASRLRTALDGIASVVRPSQSATLRVTGLDDSVTKEKVASAVARVGNCAAQSIRVGEVQTGPRGMGWVTVHCPVEAAKVLSDAGKLRVGWSSAEVRVLERRPLRCYKCLGIGHTRPVCPSTVDRGNLCFRCGCDGHKSLACSREIRCVVCADAGLPANHIMGGKNCSPPHTKGGPVPGNQTTVNAGRDQTQEGSDMIS encoded by the coding sequence AtgactaataaaacaaaaacaaaacttacgtCGGAGGAAGAGAAAAGTGAGAGAGGTAGAGAGGAGGATAGGAGGGATGGCTCGCGGACTCGGAGCCCACTTTTTCGAGCCCCGAGTGGCTTGGCATCAGAGTCGGATTCAGAAGGCTCCAGGACATCATCCAGGACTGGTGCTGCAAGTCGCGGTAGATCGTCAGCCAGAGGTCGTAGCACTGGCATTGCTAAAGCCAGAGCCGAATTGAGAGAGGCCAAAGAGGAAGCGCGAGAGGTACAATTCAACCAATATCTGAGGGATCGCGTGTACCGCAAGGAGACGCCTGCGGTAGTATCGGACCCCGAAGAGGTACCTCAGGTCCATGTAGACGACCCAAGTAAACTCAGTGCTGACGAGTTGCGGGCCCTCGGCGACCACAATGTGGCGAATATAATCCAGGTCGCTACCAAGTCGGGGAACCTTAAAGGAACCTGGGTGAAGCGCCTGAAAGACGCGGCCAACAAGCTTCAAGAGGTTGTGGACACCCTGGCCGCCAGAACCGTTGCGGAGGAGACCCGCCGGCTGAGAACCGATAACGATCGCTTACGTAGTGAGGTTGAGACTCTCAAAAACGAGCTGAAGGCTCATCGGCGGGAATTCAGTGACATGAGGGCCTCTATGGCTGCCGCTGCAAAGGGCACTTCCGCGCCCAGTCTAAGCGGTGACCTTATCGAGGAATTGAAGGCCTCCATTGTTTCCTCGGTGGGCCTCATTTTAGACGCTCGGTTTGCGGGAATTGAGGAGCGACTTCTGCCCGAAAGGGTGCATCGCCCGCCGTTGTCATCGGACCGGAAACGATCAAGGGTGCCGGCATCTCAGCCGGTCGCTTCCTCTGTGGCAGCCCCGAATGAACCGGAAACCCGGGACACCATGACTGACCCATCTCCTGCTGGAACCACGGAGTCTGCTGCGGGTCCGAGCCACTCTCAGCCGACTGCCAATGACTGGGCCACAGTTGTAAAGAGAAGGGGGAAGAGAAAGAAAGTCCCTACCCCCGTAGCCTCGGCAGCCACTCCCGCGGCTAATTCTGCCAAGCCTGCTAAGCCAAGGCTGGCCGCCCCAAAGACCGCTGCGGTTGTTATTACCTTGCAGCCGGAGGCAGCGGAGAGGGGTGTTACCTATTCCCAAGTCTTGGAGCGGGCCGAGCAGAGTGTTGATCTGCAGGAGTTTGGCATTGCTGAGGGCATGAGGATAAGCCGAGCTGCAACTGGCGCCAGGTTGCTGGAACTTCCCAGGAACCAGACACAAGAGCAGGCCGAATTGTTGGCAAGTAGACTTCGGACGGCTCTGGACGGTATTGCAAGCGTCGTTCGTCCTTCCCAATCCGCGACTCTTAGGGTTACCGGACTCGACGATTCAGTCACGAAGGAAAAGGTGGCCTCCGCTGTGGCGCGAGTGGGGAATTGCGCTGCTCAATCAATAAGAGTCGGGGAAGTACAGACTGGTCCCAGGGGGATGGGATGGGTAACCGTGCATTGTCCCGTTGAGGCGGCCAAAGTGTTGTCCGATGCCGGCAAGCTCCGTGTTGGCTGGAGCTCCGCTGAGGTTCGCGTGCTCGAACGACGCCCCCTGCGCTGCTACAAatgtcttggtattgggcataCAAGGCCGGTCTGCCCTTCCACGGTGGACCGGGGGAATCTGTGCTTCCGGTGCGGATGTGACGGCCACAAATCTCTGGCTTGCTCGAGAGAGATACGTTGTGTGGTGTGCGCGGATGCAGGGCTGCCTGCAAACCACATAATGGGAGGAAAGAACTGTAGTCCTCCCCACACAAAGGGTGGGCCAGTTCCAGGAAATCAGACCACTGTCAACGCTGGACGTGACCAAACACAGGAGGGATCTGATATGATATCATGA